GGGGAGGCGCGGCAGCCGCCGGCACCGGCCTGCCCGGCTTCGCGGCCGAACCGGACCCGGCGCGCGCGGACGCGGTGCTGCCGGTGCTGCGGCTGCTGCTCGGGATGGACGAAGAAGATCAAGAGGGCATCGAGAAGAAGCTGATGGGGGTGGCGGGATGACGAGCGACGCACTGAGAGAGCCGACGACGAGGGCCGACGAAGGGGGCTCCGCCACGAACGGGTCCCGGGCGGAAGCCCGGCCGGCGACGACCGTGCCGGTGATCCCCCTGTGGGAGCGGCTTCGCGGGGGAGGCGACGGATGACGGCCGAGGTGACGGACCCGGCGCGGGAGCGGCTGCGGCGTTGGCGACTGGTGCTCGGCGGCGACGCGGCGGACGGCACCGGATGCGCGCTGTCCGGGCAGGACGCGGCGATGGACGGGGCCCTCACCGCGCTCTACGGCAAGAAGGACGGCACATCGCAGAGCGGCCGGGACCGTTCGGCGGGACTCGGGGCGTCGGCGCCGTCCGTCGCGCGCTGGCTCGGGGACATCCGGACGTACTTCCCGTCCTCGGTCGTGCAGGTCATGCAGCGCGACGCCATCGACCGGCTCGGACTCGCCACGCTCCTGCTGGAGCCGGAGATGCTGGAGGCGGTGGAGGCCGACGTGCATCTGGTGGGCACGCTGCTGTCGCTCAACAAGGCCATGCCCGAGACGACGAAGGAGACGGCACGGGCCGTCGTGCGCAAGGTCGTCGAGGACCTGGAGAAGCGGCTCGCCACCCGCACCCGGGCCACCCTGACCGGCGCGCTCGACCGCAGCGCCCGCATCAACCGGCCCCGCCACCACGACATCGACTGGAACCGCACCATCGCGGCCAACCTCAAGCACTACCTGCCCGAGTACCGCACGATCGTGCCGGAGCGGCTCATCGGTTACGGGCGGGCGACCCAGGCCACCAAGAAGGAGGTCATCCTCTGTATCGATCAGTCGGGATCCATGGCGGCGTCGGTCGTGTACGCATCGGTCTTCGGAGCGGTGCTCGCCTCGATGCGGACGATCTCCACGCGACTCGTCGTCTTCGACACGGCGGTCGTCGACCTCACGGACCAACTCGACGACCCGGTCGACGTCCTGTTCGGGACGCAGCTCGGCGGCGGTACGGACATCAACCGTGCGCTCGCGTACTGCCAGTCGCAGATCACCCGGCCCGCGGAGACGGTGGTCGTGCTGATCAGCGACCTCTATGAGGGAGGCATCCGCAACGAGATGCTCAAGCGGGTCTCGGCGATGAAGGCGTCGGGGGTGCAGTTCGTGACGCTGCTGGCGCTCTCGGACGAAGGGGCACCGGCGTACGACCGGGAACACGCGGCCGCGCTCGCCGCGCTGGGGGCACCGGCGTTCGCCTGCACGCCCGACCTGTTCCCGGAGGTGATGGCGGCGGCGATCGAGAAGAGGCCGTTGCCGATGCCCGACGTGGCGTGACGGAGCGAGGCCGTGGGTGATCGGTGGCGGGACGTCATGACGGACGGTCAGGTGACGACTTGTCGATGCGTCACCGTCCGACTCGAGGCAGCAAAAGGGACATGACGGC
This genomic stretch from Streptomyces sp. Go-475 harbors:
- a CDS encoding VWA domain-containing protein, yielding MTAEVTDPARERLRRWRLVLGGDAADGTGCALSGQDAAMDGALTALYGKKDGTSQSGRDRSAGLGASAPSVARWLGDIRTYFPSSVVQVMQRDAIDRLGLATLLLEPEMLEAVEADVHLVGTLLSLNKAMPETTKETARAVVRKVVEDLEKRLATRTRATLTGALDRSARINRPRHHDIDWNRTIAANLKHYLPEYRTIVPERLIGYGRATQATKKEVILCIDQSGSMAASVVYASVFGAVLASMRTISTRLVVFDTAVVDLTDQLDDPVDVLFGTQLGGGTDINRALAYCQSQITRPAETVVVLISDLYEGGIRNEMLKRVSAMKASGVQFVTLLALSDEGAPAYDREHAAALAALGAPAFACTPDLFPEVMAAAIEKRPLPMPDVA